The Niastella koreensis GR20-10 genome includes a window with the following:
- a CDS encoding MerR family transcriptional regulator, translating to MDNRNYSQITFEFSEVPAEQENAASVGVRVKSLKTEPEPAKAPEIEEETPVAESATAPVKKSTRGRKSLKALDAEADLVNIPDDETLFQRQYYSIGEVAEMFGVNQSLLRFWENEFDIIQPRKNRKGDRHFRPIDIKNLELIYDLLRRRKLTIEGAKDFLKKNSKATEHFEMIQSLQSLKGFLLEIKAAL from the coding sequence ATGGACAACCGCAACTACTCTCAGATTACTTTTGAATTCAGTGAAGTGCCCGCAGAACAGGAAAATGCAGCTTCTGTGGGGGTTCGGGTAAAGTCGTTAAAAACTGAGCCGGAACCGGCTAAAGCACCGGAAATCGAGGAAGAAACTCCTGTGGCAGAATCTGCCACAGCGCCCGTTAAAAAGTCGACCAGGGGGCGTAAATCGCTTAAAGCCCTCGATGCCGAGGCAGACCTGGTAAACATTCCCGATGATGAAACCCTGTTTCAACGCCAGTATTATTCCATTGGGGAAGTGGCCGAAATGTTTGGCGTGAACCAGTCCCTATTGCGTTTTTGGGAGAATGAGTTCGACATCATTCAACCCCGTAAAAACCGTAAGGGCGACCGCCATTTCAGACCCATCGATATTAAAAACCTGGAGCTTATTTATGACCTGTTGCGCCGACGCAAACTCACCATTGAAGGCGCGAAGGATTTCCTGAAAAAAAACTCCAAAGCAACGGAGCATTTTGAAATGATTCAATCCCTGCAATCATTAAAAGGATTTTTGTTGGAGATAAAAGCAGCATTGTAG
- the gyrB gene encoding DNA topoisomerase (ATP-hydrolyzing) subunit B produces MATETTEIPINANNSYGADSIQVLEGLEAVRKRPAMYIGDIGEKGLHHLVYEVVDNSIDEALAGYCKNIVVTIHEDNSVSVDDDGRGIPTGINTKEKKSALEMVMTILHAGGKFDKNTYKVSGGLHGVGVSCVNALSSKLHVTVQREDKIFEQEYRIGVPQYEVREIGASSKTGTLVHFWPDTTIFTVSVYKKDILEARLRELAFLNRGIRITLIDLREKDDNGESYSKEFYSEGGIVEFVEMLDKSAGRTSFLPTVINVEGRDEDTNVAVEVALTYNDSYSEHIYSYVNNINTIEGGTHVTGFRRALTRVFKSYGDRQNLFEKAKVEIEGDDFREGLSAIISVKVPEPQFEGQTKTKLGNSEVSGVVDSTVSKVLEAYLEENPKEAKNIIAKVILAAQARAAARKARELVQRKSVLTGGGLPGKLADCSDRDPERCELFLVEGDSAGGTAKQGRERSFQAILPLRGKILNVEKAMEHKIYENEEIRNMYTALGVTVGTPEDPKALNLVKLRYHKLIIMTDADVDGSHIATLILTFIYRYMKEMVEQGYVYIAQPPLYLVKKGKESAYAWNEEQRKALVEKLGGGKEESVGIQRYKGLGEMNAEQLWETTMNPNSRTLKRVTIESAAEADRIFSMLMGDEVAPRREFIESHAKYARLDV; encoded by the coding sequence ATGGCTACAGAAACTACGGAAATTCCTATTAACGCCAATAACAGTTACGGAGCAGATAGCATACAGGTTTTAGAAGGTTTGGAAGCGGTGCGCAAGCGCCCTGCGATGTACATTGGTGACATTGGAGAAAAAGGCCTTCACCACCTGGTGTACGAAGTGGTAGATAACTCTATCGACGAAGCCCTTGCCGGCTATTGTAAAAATATCGTGGTTACCATACACGAGGATAATTCTGTCTCAGTTGATGATGATGGCCGTGGTATTCCTACCGGCATCAACACCAAGGAGAAAAAGAGCGCCCTTGAAATGGTAATGACCATCCTGCACGCAGGGGGTAAATTCGATAAGAACACCTACAAGGTTTCCGGCGGTTTGCACGGGGTGGGTGTGAGTTGCGTAAACGCATTAAGCTCCAAACTGCATGTTACTGTACAACGTGAAGACAAGATATTCGAACAGGAATATCGCATAGGTGTACCGCAATATGAAGTGCGCGAAATAGGCGCCAGTTCCAAAACCGGCACCCTGGTACACTTCTGGCCCGATACAACGATTTTTACCGTTAGTGTTTATAAAAAGGATATTCTCGAGGCCCGTTTGCGTGAGCTGGCTTTCCTGAACCGGGGCATCCGGATCACATTGATCGATCTGCGCGAAAAAGACGATAACGGTGAGAGTTATTCCAAGGAATTCTACAGCGAAGGCGGCATTGTTGAGTTCGTTGAAATGCTCGATAAAAGCGCCGGCCGTACCTCTTTTCTGCCCACCGTCATTAACGTTGAAGGAAGAGATGAAGACACCAATGTGGCTGTTGAAGTGGCATTGACCTATAACGACAGTTACAGCGAACACATTTATTCATACGTTAATAATATCAACACCATTGAAGGTGGTACGCACGTTACCGGTTTCCGCCGGGCATTAACCCGCGTATTCAAAAGTTATGGCGATCGCCAGAACCTGTTTGAAAAAGCGAAGGTGGAAATTGAAGGTGATGACTTCCGCGAAGGCTTAAGCGCAATTATCTCGGTGAAAGTTCCCGAGCCGCAATTTGAAGGACAAACAAAAACAAAGCTTGGTAACAGTGAAGTAAGCGGGGTAGTTGATTCAACCGTTTCAAAAGTACTGGAAGCATACCTGGAAGAAAATCCCAAGGAAGCTAAAAATATCATTGCCAAAGTTATCCTGGCTGCACAGGCCAGGGCCGCTGCCCGTAAAGCGCGGGAACTGGTGCAACGTAAATCAGTTTTAACCGGCGGCGGTTTGCCCGGTAAACTGGCCGACTGCAGTGATCGTGATCCTGAGCGTTGCGAGCTGTTCCTGGTTGAGGGTGACTCGGCCGGTGGTACTGCCAAACAAGGCCGTGAACGCAGCTTTCAGGCAATTCTGCCACTTCGTGGTAAGATCCTGAACGTGGAAAAAGCCATGGAGCACAAGATCTACGAGAACGAGGAAATTCGCAATATGTATACTGCGCTTGGTGTAACAGTAGGTACACCTGAAGATCCCAAAGCGCTGAACCTCGTTAAGCTCCGGTATCACAAGCTCATCATCATGACCGATGCCGATGTGGATGGTAGCCACATTGCCACACTGATACTTACTTTCATTTATCGTTATATGAAAGAAATGGTTGAACAGGGTTATGTATACATTGCCCAGCCACCATTATACCTGGTTAAAAAAGGTAAAGAATCGGCTTACGCCTGGAATGAAGAACAACGCAAAGCACTGGTTGAAAAACTGGGTGGTGGAAAAGAAGAAAGCGTAGGTATTCAACGATACAAAGGTTTAGGTGAAATGAACGCGGAACAATTATGGGAAACTACCATGAACCCCAATAGCCGCACATTGAAAAGAGTAACTATCGAAAGTGCTGCCGAAGCTGATCGCATCTTTAGTATGCTGATGGGTGATGAAGTAGCGCCACGTCGTGAATTTATAGAAAGCCATGCCAAATATGCACGCCTTGACGTGTAA